A section of the Chryseobacterium ginsenosidimutans genome encodes:
- a CDS encoding helix-turn-helix domain-containing protein, whose amino-acid sequence MAISIITKEDLQQFKIELLEGIEILLKGKTTEQKLWLRSSEVKKLLNISSGTLQNLRVNGTLSYSKIGGSLYYNYKDIQKLLTDKKH is encoded by the coding sequence ATGGCAATATCTATTATCACCAAAGAAGACCTTCAGCAATTCAAAATTGAACTATTGGAAGGCATTGAAATATTACTCAAGGGTAAGACGACAGAGCAAAAATTATGGCTTCGGAGTTCTGAGGTCAAGAAGCTTCTTAATATATCTTCAGGAACCTTACAAAATCTGAGGGTCAACGGAACATTATCGTACAGCAAGATAGGGGGCTCCTTGTATTATAATTATAAAGACATCCAAAAATTACTCACGGATAAAAAACATTAA